The following are encoded together in the Pleurocapsa sp. FMAR1 genome:
- a CDS encoding flavin reductase family protein has product MHIDPNTTSPQDSYKLLTNLVLPRPIAWVTSQNAHGVINLAPYSFFNAVGSDPLYIIISVGNKDDGSKKDTAANIISSGEFVVNLVTEDLLDAMNISAANFPAAESELAAAGLNSAESKRVKVPRVAEAQASLECILHSQQPLGIYTLIIGQVVMFHVDDSLLGDRLHINGFAPIGRLGSPSLYCRTSDRFDLPRIPYQQRPDSL; this is encoded by the coding sequence ATGCATATCGATCCAAACACAACATCTCCTCAAGACAGCTACAAGCTTTTAACCAATCTTGTCCTTCCTCGCCCGATCGCCTGGGTAACTTCTCAAAATGCTCACGGTGTAATCAATCTTGCTCCTTACAGTTTCTTTAATGCCGTAGGTAGCGATCCCCTATACATCATCATAAGTGTTGGGAATAAAGATGATGGCAGCAAAAAGGATACGGCAGCAAATATTATTTCTAGTGGTGAATTTGTTGTTAATCTAGTGACAGAAGATTTATTAGATGCGATGAATATTTCTGCCGCTAACTTTCCCGCCGCAGAAAGCGAACTTGCAGCGGCTGGTTTGAACTCTGCTGAATCAAAGCGAGTTAAAGTCCCGCGAGTGGCAGAAGCTCAAGCAAGTTTAGAATGTATACTCCACAGCCAACAGCCATTGGGAATTTATACACTTATCATCGGTCAGGTTGTCATGTTTCATGTTGATGATAGTCTTCTGGGAGATCGCCTTCATATTAATGGGTTTGCTCCAATCGGTAGGCTTGGTTCTCCATCTTTATATTGTCGAACCAGCGATCGCTTCGATCTTCCACGGATTCCATATCAGCAGAGACCTGATTCACTTTAG
- a CDS encoding TVP38/TMEM64 family protein, with protein sequence MVFWQEWLFQINNWLSSLGYLAYPAFIGIYLLATLIGLPAIFLFLAAGSLFGFMPGFVMVSFADTLSVATCYLLGRTVARKKVSKWLNKRPHWGKFDRAVAEKGWKIVFLTRLSPIVPSNVLNYGFSLTKINFWLYLFVSWLGMLPVIALYVYLASVGINLLSGNNDDPKQIVASVIGLVTALMAIAYTTKLVHGTLFDKSKEQVQSKPPIQPESQKHQNIDKEKARR encoded by the coding sequence ATGGTTTTTTGGCAAGAATGGCTTTTTCAAATAAATAACTGGCTTAGTTCTCTTGGTTACTTAGCTTATCCTGCATTTATTGGTATATATCTATTGGCAACCTTAATCGGTTTGCCAGCAATCTTCCTTTTTTTAGCTGCCGGTAGTTTATTTGGCTTTATGCCTGGATTCGTTATGGTGTCGTTTGCCGATACCCTTAGCGTTGCTACCTGTTATCTGCTAGGCAGGACTGTCGCTCGTAAAAAAGTCAGTAAATGGCTAAATAAGCGTCCACATTGGGGAAAATTTGACCGCGCAGTTGCCGAGAAAGGTTGGAAAATAGTATTTCTAACTCGTCTTTCCCCAATTGTTCCGTCTAACGTTCTCAACTATGGCTTTAGCTTAACTAAAATCAATTTTTGGCTATATTTGTTTGTATCTTGGCTAGGTATGCTGCCAGTGATAGCCCTATACGTCTATTTGGCTTCTGTCGGCATTAATTTACTTTCAGGTAACAACGACGATCCAAAACAAATTGTGGCTTCAGTTATTGGCTTGGTTACGGCCTTGATGGCGATCGCCTATACTACTAAATTAGTCCACGGCACTTTATTCGATAAATCTAAAGAACAAGTTCAATCAAAACCACCTATACAACCAGAATCTCAAAAACACCAAAATATAGATAAAGAAAAAGCAAGACGCTGA
- a CDS encoding PhoX family protein, which translates to MNVNRRHFLLFFSAAAGSLATGSWSGKKIMPNSSSVMAETTTKFGTTTTSFNFQPVKVPLPLNTDIFPIAQQLETYQSYEVADDLVLPEGFTYDLIAAWGDRVGDSRFGYNNDYLSLIETAPNEGYLAVNFEYISGGTWMQTYPMVIGKQLPFAELIAVAQANEGEIDAFSLEDNDLKAKIQEVSREGLIDQGLGVISVKRNAEGKWERTYSQADRRVTGISGLDNPNQALKATGAAVAIFTKENKLGYEDNLGDRIIGTFQNCAGGTTPWGTVLSAEENFQDQVPEPVMADGSSLNPSEKPFLITDEDLDGRANVFGLAGNKYGWMVEIDPANPNDYGTKHTWLGRYHHEAFGIRAVADKNLAVYSGCDRRGGHLYKFISQEKIQDPQDKANSRLFEAGMLYGAKFSPNGVGEWIPLNSDTKISPVSPNQVVGGLVILPNSDRTAGGVMEVSSEEQLQPLSRFKTLGDLYQGNSPEETQGAILIDAHFAASAAGITCTARPEDTEIDDNGTLFIAFTSGAAGDDGGPDRAIFVGPDGETDYEYGWIMKLQENDSDPAALGFTWSMLATGGEVANGGAGFANPDNLTLDKKGNLWVVTDMSTSVQNEAIPTRVKEGAKLTGKDLTGAFGNNSMWYIPLSGENAGKSYPFAIGPMECECTGITFNNNNSSLFLSIQHPGENNGMRQDMAAEARDFELLATDGTAFKQQRQVPLGSNWPSGKANQPPLPGVVAIRRLNGSEIV; encoded by the coding sequence ATGAACGTAAATCGCCGTCATTTTCTGCTTTTTTTTAGTGCTGCTGCTGGGTCGCTTGCTACAGGTTCATGGTCTGGGAAAAAGATTATGCCTAATAGTTCCTCAGTTATGGCTGAAACTACTACTAAATTTGGAACAACGACAACGAGTTTTAACTTTCAACCCGTCAAAGTTCCTCTTCCTTTAAACACAGATATATTTCCTATTGCTCAACAGCTAGAGACTTATCAAAGCTATGAAGTTGCAGATGATTTGGTTTTACCTGAAGGCTTTACTTATGATTTGATTGCTGCTTGGGGCGATCGCGTGGGAGATTCTCGTTTTGGCTACAACAATGATTATCTGTCTTTAATTGAGACTGCACCCAATGAGGGCTATTTGGCAGTTAATTTTGAATATATTAGCGGGGGAACATGGATGCAAACCTATCCTATGGTAATTGGCAAACAGCTTCCTTTTGCTGAATTAATCGCCGTGGCTCAAGCTAATGAAGGAGAAATAGACGCTTTTAGTCTTGAAGATAATGATTTAAAAGCAAAAATACAGGAGGTTTCTAGAGAAGGTTTAATCGATCAGGGATTGGGAGTTATTTCTGTCAAACGTAATGCTGAGGGTAAGTGGGAGAGAACTTATTCTCAGGCAGATCGGCGCGTCACGGGTATTTCTGGCTTAGATAATCCCAACCAGGCTTTAAAAGCTACGGGGGCTGCGGTGGCGATATTTACTAAAGAAAATAAACTCGGTTATGAAGATAACTTAGGCGATCGCATTATTGGCACGTTTCAAAATTGTGCAGGGGGAACAACTCCCTGGGGTACAGTCTTAAGCGCGGAAGAAAACTTTCAAGATCAAGTACCAGAGCCAGTTATGGCAGATGGTTCATCTTTAAACCCAAGTGAAAAGCCATTTTTAATTACTGATGAAGATTTAGACGGTAGAGCTAATGTATTTGGTTTGGCGGGGAATAAATACGGCTGGATGGTAGAAATAGATCCTGCTAATCCTAATGATTACGGCACAAAACACACTTGGCTAGGACGTTATCATCATGAAGCTTTTGGGATACGCGCTGTGGCAGACAAAAACTTAGCGGTGTATTCAGGATGCGATCGCCGTGGGGGACATTTGTATAAATTTATTAGCCAGGAGAAAATCCAAGATCCCCAGGACAAAGCAAACTCTCGCCTTTTTGAAGCAGGAATGCTCTATGGGGCAAAATTCTCTCCCAATGGAGTAGGCGAATGGATTCCCCTCAATTCTGATACTAAAATTAGTCCTGTATCCCCTAATCAGGTTGTCGGCGGATTGGTTATCTTGCCCAATAGCGATCGCACTGCGGGGGGAGTGATGGAGGTATCCTCAGAAGAACAATTGCAGCCCTTATCTAGATTTAAAACTTTGGGAGACTTGTATCAGGGTAATAGTCCTGAAGAAACTCAGGGAGCAATTTTGATTGATGCTCACTTTGCAGCCTCAGCAGCGGGAATTACCTGCACTGCTCGCCCTGAAGACACCGAAATTGACGATAACGGCACTTTATTTATTGCTTTTACTTCTGGTGCTGCTGGTGATGATGGAGGTCCCGATCGGGCAATTTTTGTTGGCCCAGATGGAGAAACTGATTACGAGTATGGCTGGATCATGAAGCTGCAAGAAAACGATAGCGATCCTGCTGCTCTGGGCTTTACCTGGAGTATGCTGGCAACTGGAGGAGAAGTTGCCAACGGAGGTGCTGGCTTTGCTAATCCTGATAACTTGACCTTAGATAAAAAAGGCAACCTTTGGGTTGTGACTGATATGTCTACCAGTGTTCAGAATGAAGCAATTCCCACGCGAGTAAAAGAGGGAGCAAAATTGACGGGTAAAGACCTCACGGGAGCATTTGGTAATAACTCCATGTGGTATATTCCTTTGTCAGGAGAAAATGCAGGAAAGTCTTATCCTTTTGCGATCGGTCCTATGGAGTGCGAATGTACTGGTATAACTTTTAATAACAATAACAGCAGTTTATTTCTTTCGATCCAGCATCCCGGGGAAAATAACGGTATGCGTCAAGACATGGCAGCAGAAGCCAGAGATTTTGAACTATTGGCAACAGACGGAACAGCTTTTAAACAACAACGCCAAGTACCCCTTGGTTCAAATTGGCCCAGCGGCAAAGCCAATCAACCACCATTACCTGGAGTTGTAGCAATTCGTCGGCTAAATGGCAGTGAGATAGTTTAG
- a CDS encoding M56 family metallopeptidase, whose amino-acid sequence MHLFALLIIISLAWIVRCSSIGTGTWAKRWHQALFVLVFPALLLLSTAIAVLYMGCHGAMLGIQVGSWGCAVSASLLIFALGCLGKLAYQGNQAIDQLTNYEQQSIEGNTARIIELDLPYSAQIGFWRSELVVSRGLLATLDQEHLKAVLAHEQAHVYYRDTFWFFWLGWLRSFSCWLPNTETLWQELMLLRELRADRQAAQEVDFLLLAESLLIVAKTPLESSPILCANFNDDIVGDRLNERINSLLEETEPVDSVQWQYWSWLCLLFLPLLTIPLHY is encoded by the coding sequence ATGCACCTGTTCGCCCTATTAATTATTATTTCCCTAGCCTGGATTGTGCGCTGTAGTTCAATTGGAACAGGAACATGGGCTAAACGCTGGCATCAAGCTTTGTTTGTCTTGGTATTTCCTGCACTATTGCTATTAAGTACAGCGATCGCAGTATTATATATGGGTTGTCATGGAGCAATGCTTGGCATACAGGTTGGCTCATGGGGATGTGCTGTATCAGCTTCTTTACTCATCTTTGCTTTAGGGTGCTTGGGCAAATTAGCTTATCAAGGTAATCAAGCTATAGATCAACTAACTAACTATGAGCAGCAATCAATAGAAGGGAATACCGCCAGAATTATTGAGCTTGATTTACCCTATAGCGCGCAGATTGGCTTTTGGCGGTCTGAATTAGTGGTTAGTCGTGGTTTGCTGGCTACTTTAGACCAAGAGCATTTAAAGGCGGTTTTAGCCCACGAGCAGGCTCATGTATATTACCGCGATACCTTTTGGTTTTTTTGGCTTGGCTGGTTGCGATCTTTTAGCTGCTGGCTACCTAATACAGAAACTTTATGGCAAGAACTAATGTTGCTTAGAGAACTAAGAGCAGATCGTCAAGCTGCTCAAGAAGTTGACTTTTTGCTGTTGGCAGAATCTCTGTTAATCGTAGCTAAAACACCTTTAGAATCTTCTCCTATTTTGTGTGCCAATTTCAATGACGATATAGTAGGCGATCGCCTTAATGAAAGAATAAATTCTTTGCTAGAGGAAACTGAGCCAGTTGATTCAGTTCAGTGGCAGTACTGGAGTTGGCTATGTTTACTATTTTTACCTTTGTTAACAATTCCTTTGCATTATTAA
- a CDS encoding BlaI/MecI/CopY family transcriptional regulator produces MAFLPHHRPKKLSLGPLEAEILGIVWKLKIVTVKNVHDFILQDPDRELAYTSVTTVLRRLTQKGWLKCSKKGRAFSWQALVSYEQAQAIQSYEKLNHFLAISNPDVVASFADSLDTASLEQLEAIAERLQTIRSQREEQT; encoded by the coding sequence ATGGCTTTTTTACCGCATCACAGACCAAAAAAGCTATCTCTTGGACCCCTTGAAGCCGAAATCCTAGGGATAGTCTGGAAATTAAAGATAGTTACGGTCAAAAACGTACATGACTTCATTTTGCAAGATCCCGATCGCGAACTGGCTTACACTTCGGTGACTACAGTACTTAGACGCTTGACTCAAAAAGGTTGGCTCAAATGCAGTAAAAAAGGACGTGCTTTTTCCTGGCAAGCTTTAGTTTCTTATGAACAGGCACAGGCAATCCAATCTTATGAAAAGCTAAATCATTTTCTCGCTATAAGTAACCCCGACGTAGTGGCTTCTTTTGCTGACAGTTTAGATACTGCCAGCTTAGAGCAGCTAGAAGCGATCGCAGAGCGCCTTCAAACCATTCGCAGTCAAAGAGAGGAACAAACATAA
- a CDS encoding anti-sigma factor family protein: protein MTSNFEGFESDIKQIDSKTEDSALDYFELLSAYVDGELSTPQKNQVQALLDRDPQVKQVYTQLLTLQSQMQQSIAPPCEKSVDEITKGVFRLVDHRRRRRKLVWGGGAIAASLFAIISGIIPGISPAFKMAKLDAPAAVNSSAVMLAVAVNKPAINIPKSATGYSLKTNSTRY, encoded by the coding sequence ATGACATCTAATTTTGAAGGTTTTGAGTCAGACATTAAGCAAATAGACTCCAAAACAGAAGACTCAGCCCTAGATTATTTTGAATTGCTTAGTGCTTATGTTGATGGAGAGCTATCTACTCCCCAAAAGAATCAGGTACAGGCTTTGCTCGACCGAGATCCTCAAGTCAAGCAGGTTTATACTCAGTTACTGACTTTGCAGAGTCAGATGCAGCAATCTATTGCTCCACCCTGCGAAAAGTCTGTAGATGAAATTACCAAAGGAGTTTTTCGACTGGTAGATCATCGTCGTCGTAGACGCAAATTAGTTTGGGGTGGGGGAGCGATCGCAGCTTCTTTATTTGCTATTATTTCAGGCATAATTCCAGGAATCAGCCCAGCTTTTAAAATGGCAAAATTAGATGCTCCTGCTGCGGTTAATTCTTCAGCAGTTATGTTAGCAGTGGCGGTCAATAAACCTGCAATCAATATTCCTAAGTCTGCTACTGGCTATTCTTTAAAAACTAACTCGACTCGATATTAG
- a CDS encoding sigma-70 family RNA polymerase sigma factor, producing the protein MSLSLPVSWSETEVSKTKCLVSPEKLSNYDLIVYCQANAQPDKAAFAELLHRYQSHLNRLFYHLAPDWQERADMAQEVWIRVYRNVHRLQDPAKFRGWLSRIATNLFYDELRKRKRVSQPLSLDAPHYVEDGEMSWELPDDAPSPSDDLATREFYEHLQTAIAALPETFRTTIVLREIEGLAYEEIAEITGVSLGTVKSRIARARLKLQSVLQNYLDEE; encoded by the coding sequence ATGAGTTTATCTCTTCCTGTATCTTGGTCTGAAACTGAGGTGAGTAAAACGAAATGCTTAGTGTCTCCTGAAAAACTCTCTAATTACGACCTGATTGTTTACTGTCAAGCAAATGCACAGCCCGACAAAGCTGCATTTGCTGAATTGTTGCACAGATATCAATCTCATTTAAACCGTCTTTTCTATCACTTAGCTCCAGATTGGCAGGAACGAGCAGATATGGCTCAAGAGGTGTGGATTAGAGTCTATCGCAATGTTCATCGGCTTCAAGATCCAGCCAAGTTTCGTGGTTGGCTTAGTCGTATTGCTACTAACCTTTTTTATGACGAACTACGCAAGCGCAAGCGCGTTAGCCAGCCTCTTTCCTTGGATGCTCCCCATTATGTCGAAGACGGCGAAATGAGTTGGGAATTGCCTGATGATGCTCCCAGTCCTAGTGATGATTTGGCTACTAGAGAGTTCTATGAGCATTTGCAAACAGCGATCGCTGCCCTTCCTGAAACTTTTCGCACTACTATTGTCCTGCGAGAAATAGAAGGACTAGCTTATGAAGAAATTGCTGAAATTACAGGAGTGTCTCTAGGCACGGTGAAATCTAGGATCGCCAGAGCCAGACTTAAACTTCAGTCAGTGTTGCAAAACTATCTAGATGAAGAGTAA
- a CDS encoding late competence development ComFB family protein, which produces MGINSIVEQAMQDGYLTPSMEAEVGRICGTAAELSVEEYLALDQLMGALLTGEVVAVPRKQFINVMEELVLSDAITCVAEIEQTSDTSLDVGDIAAYALNRLPPLYATTEEGANYQRQRARQELQTLIQEQVKEAINRYLDRPEFFPERQAINPKNNSNMANQLSSLLKDYAPGYEKDSNFF; this is translated from the coding sequence ATGGGAATCAATTCAATTGTCGAACAAGCAATGCAAGACGGCTATCTTACTCCCAGTATGGAAGCTGAAGTAGGTAGAATTTGTGGCACGGCAGCGGAACTATCTGTAGAAGAGTATTTAGCTTTAGATCAGCTTATGGGCGCGCTGCTGACGGGAGAAGTGGTAGCAGTCCCTCGCAAACAGTTTATCAACGTAATGGAGGAATTGGTCTTGAGCGATGCGATTACTTGCGTTGCTGAGATTGAACAAACTAGCGATACTTCTTTAGATGTAGGAGATATTGCTGCCTATGCTCTAAACCGTTTACCACCTCTATATGCAACCACTGAAGAAGGAGCAAATTACCAACGTCAACGAGCAAGACAAGAATTGCAAACATTAATTCAAGAGCAGGTAAAAGAAGCGATTAATCGCTATTTAGACCGACCAGAATTTTTTCCAGAAAGGCAGGCTATTAATCCTAAAAACAATTCTAATATGGCAAATCAACTCAGCAGTTTATTAAAAGATTATGCCCCTGGCTACGAAAAAGACAGTAATTTTTTTTAA
- a CDS encoding M23 family metallopeptidase, which translates to MRVTKSCRQAYRFRPNLSLITTVLCLVIPLPAKALEVQVSPKTPQQGDTISVLVTPDVPGTPPSISVDRQDYPVFPVQGKYRALIPTSPLNSPGKMTLQVKENNQISNLGVWLKSRVFPLQRITLSGEAGRPATQLELDRVTAFKKLVTPQKYWQGSFKRPNAGRISSGFGVRRYYNGVFANDYYHKGVDYAGGYGSPVVAPAAGKIRLVGREKDGFHVHGNIVGIDHGQGVLSVFMHLQDINVAEGEMVKAGQQIGTIGSTGASTGPHLHWGLYVDGVAVDPVPWRFGVIE; encoded by the coding sequence ATGCGCGTAACAAAGTCATGCCGTCAGGCTTATCGCTTTCGACCAAATCTATCACTCATCACCACAGTTTTATGCTTGGTAATTCCTCTACCTGCAAAAGCTTTAGAAGTCCAGGTATCTCCTAAAACACCCCAGCAGGGAGACACTATTTCAGTTCTGGTAACTCCTGATGTTCCTGGTACTCCTCCAAGTATTAGCGTAGATCGACAAGATTATCCTGTATTTCCTGTTCAAGGCAAATATCGTGCTTTGATCCCTACTTCTCCTTTAAATTCTCCAGGCAAAATGACTCTTCAGGTCAAAGAAAATAATCAAATCAGCAATCTTGGAGTCTGGCTAAAAAGCCGCGTTTTTCCCTTACAGCGTATTACCCTTAGTGGTGAAGCGGGTCGTCCAGCAACTCAACTAGAACTAGACAGGGTAACGGCGTTTAAAAAATTAGTTACTCCGCAGAAATATTGGCAGGGATCGTTTAAACGTCCCAACGCTGGGAGGATTTCCAGTGGATTTGGTGTCCGTCGTTATTATAATGGCGTATTTGCTAATGATTACTATCATAAAGGAGTAGACTACGCTGGTGGCTATGGCTCTCCTGTGGTTGCCCCCGCAGCAGGAAAAATCAGACTAGTAGGCAGAGAAAAGGACGGTTTTCACGTTCATGGCAATATTGTCGGCATCGATCACGGACAAGGAGTGCTAAGCGTCTTTATGCACTTACAAGACATTAATGTGGCAGAAGGAGAAATGGTCAAAGCTGGTCAGCAAATTGGCACGATTGGCTCAACTGGAGCTTCTACTGGACCTCATCTGCATTGGGGTTTATATGTTGACGGGGTGGCAGTAGACCCTGTACCTTGGCGGTTTGGTGTCATTGAATGA
- a CDS encoding DICT sensory domain-containing protein, with product MSISNSVVRQLLETCTSWRPQMYFKASLTALSHAMEDLVLNDSDTPLVIASFQRERFYRQESHRYKRIADKSDQVYVLAAPETEFGDRSEDYETIAFEPTDALAQEWHLVIIGQHYASCLVCREKSFSANDKERNYGAPIDANRRFEGIWTFNRTVTIEAAKIMLDRIGIYRPELAAKIALANQVYLSPKKVRQKKSNINSPLTNPDPFVQRLVTYLQASQYKLLKANKSLAAKQQKEILLNSVSDAVRRSLHTKQILQVAVQKLGEGIGVCRCIVYRCREEDATATVDREFTSPRIKSVRGQKWQLANNPLFEEAIATKETISVDNTLEDERLHKIAADKGTGEFFQNLIQNYSIFSWLLVPIFYQDKLLGVMELHHCETEPIAWKADDIALVDAIATQIGVALIQAEAYADLEDLNEQLEALDRTRSNLVAIVGHELRTPLSTIQVCLESLASEPDMPPELSQIMLDTALSDAERMRNLVQDFLTLSRLEGGGIEWNLETLSINECIDLAVSNVKARNHELELPQIKNLTTPKDLPLIQIDGEWLVEVLVKLLDNACKFTQADGKIAIAVKTNGGNTLEIMISDTGRGIETSSLETVFDRFYQEEESLRRSAGGTGLGLAICRQIVKNWGGKIWAESPGKDKGSKFYFTIPIKATRNNSEKSTQKTAKSKASSQKSNKKPKK from the coding sequence ATGAGCATTTCTAATTCTGTTGTACGACAGTTGCTGGAAACCTGCACGAGTTGGCGACCACAAATGTATTTTAAGGCTTCTTTGACGGCGTTATCTCACGCTATGGAAGATCTGGTCTTAAATGATTCGGATACGCCTTTAGTGATTGCAAGTTTTCAACGAGAGCGTTTTTATCGTCAAGAATCTCATCGTTATAAACGTATTGCTGATAAAAGCGATCAGGTATATGTTTTAGCAGCCCCAGAAACAGAGTTTGGCGATCGCTCAGAAGACTATGAAACTATTGCCTTTGAACCAACTGATGCCCTAGCTCAAGAATGGCATTTAGTAATTATTGGTCAGCACTATGCTAGCTGTCTAGTTTGTCGCGAAAAAAGCTTTTCAGCTAACGATAAAGAGCGTAATTATGGCGCACCAATCGATGCCAATCGTCGTTTTGAGGGAATATGGACTTTTAATCGCACCGTAACCATAGAAGCAGCAAAAATCATGCTCGATCGCATTGGTATTTATCGCCCAGAATTAGCTGCTAAAATTGCCCTGGCTAATCAAGTATATTTATCGCCCAAAAAAGTAAGGCAGAAAAAGAGCAACATAAATTCACCTTTAACCAATCCAGATCCTTTTGTCCAGAGACTGGTTACCTATCTTCAGGCTAGTCAATATAAGTTATTAAAAGCCAATAAATCTTTAGCAGCCAAACAGCAAAAGGAAATATTATTAAATTCCGTCAGCGATGCTGTAAGGCGATCGCTTCATACTAAGCAAATTTTACAGGTTGCAGTGCAAAAGCTAGGGGAAGGCATTGGCGTATGTCGCTGTATCGTTTACCGTTGTCGCGAAGAGGATGCCACAGCAACGGTAGATCGAGAATTTACTAGTCCAAGAATAAAGTCGGTTAGAGGACAAAAATGGCAGCTAGCCAATAATCCCCTGTTTGAAGAAGCGATCGCCACCAAAGAAACTATTAGCGTTGACAATACTCTAGAAGACGAGCGTTTACATAAAATAGCCGCGGATAAGGGGACGGGAGAATTTTTTCAAAATCTAATTCAAAATTACTCTATTTTCTCTTGGCTATTAGTGCCAATTTTTTATCAGGATAAACTGCTGGGAGTAATGGAGTTACATCACTGTGAAACAGAGCCTATTGCCTGGAAAGCCGATGATATTGCCCTAGTAGATGCGATCGCAACTCAGATAGGAGTAGCTTTAATTCAAGCAGAAGCTTATGCCGATTTAGAAGATCTCAACGAACAATTGGAGGCTTTAGACCGCACTCGTTCTAACCTGGTGGCAATTGTGGGTCACGAGCTACGTACCCCTCTTTCAACCATTCAAGTGTGTCTCGAAAGTTTGGCTAGTGAACCTGATATGCCTCCCGAATTGAGTCAGATTATGCTCGATACCGCCCTTAGTGATGCCGAAAGAATGCGTAATTTAGTCCAAGATTTTCTTACCCTTTCCCGTTTAGAAGGCGGTGGGATAGAGTGGAATTTAGAAACTCTTTCTATTAACGAGTGTATTGATTTAGCAGTAAGTAATGTCAAGGCGCGTAATCACGAATTAGAACTACCTCAAATTAAAAATCTAACTACCCCTAAAGATTTGCCCCTAATACAGATAGATGGGGAATGGCTAGTAGAAGTACTAGTGAAGCTATTAGATAATGCCTGCAAATTTACCCAGGCGGACGGCAAAATTGCGATCGCTGTAAAAACAAACGGCGGTAACACCCTGGAGATTATGATTTCTGACACGGGTAGAGGCATAGAGACTAGCAGCCTAGAAACCGTATTTGACCGTTTTTATCAAGAAGAAGAGTCCCTAAGACGTAGCGCAGGAGGCACGGGTCTGGGTTTGGCTATCTGCCGACAAATTGTCAAAAATTGGGGCGGTAAAATTTGGGCAGAATCACCAGGAAAAGACAAAGGCAGCAAATTTTATTTTACTATTCCCATCAAGGCCACCCGCAACAACTCAGAAAAGTCAACGCAAAAAACAGCTAAATCTAAAGCTAGCAGCCAAAAAAGCAACAAAAAGCCCAAGAAATAA
- a CDS encoding photosystem I reaction center subunit II PsaD translates to MAEDMKLSGKTPKFGGSTGGLLTKAEVEEKYAITWTSSKEQVFEMPTGGAAIMNEGENLLYLARKEQCLALGAQLRTKFKPRIQDYKVYRIFPSGEIQYLHPADGVFPEKVNEGREYNGTKERRIGQNPQPATIKFSGKTTYEV, encoded by the coding sequence ATGGCAGAAGATATGAAGCTTTCAGGTAAAACCCCTAAGTTTGGTGGCAGCACAGGTGGTTTACTAACCAAAGCAGAAGTAGAAGAAAAGTACGCTATTACTTGGACGAGTAGCAAAGAACAAGTATTTGAAATGCCTACTGGTGGCGCAGCAATAATGAACGAAGGTGAAAATCTACTTTATTTAGCGCGTAAAGAACAGTGTTTAGCATTGGGCGCACAGCTACGGACTAAATTTAAGCCCAGAATTCAAGACTATAAAGTCTATCGCATTTTCCCTAGTGGCGAAATTCAATATCTGCACCCCGCAGATGGCGTGTTCCCCGAAAAAGTAAATGAAGGTCGAGAATATAACGGCACGAAAGAACGTAGAATCGGTCAAAATCCTCAACCAGCTACCATTAAATTCTCTGGGAAAACAACCTACGAAGTTTAA